The following proteins are co-located in the uncultured Draconibacterium sp. genome:
- a CDS encoding transglycosylase SLT domain-containing protein, with translation MKQKTVLFSIFLIALISLQGKAQITDSTLFEFTESDTIQAIDSGIETELDIDDDLNSLFSDQMDSLVGSWAIQNKFNFDTSEVRLAGFPTDLPDSVYIQRLSDIEERVDLNYNKVVRNYIKMYTEKRREQVEVMLGLSAYYFPIFEETLDKYDMPLEIKYLAIIESALNPIARSRVGANGLWQFMYGTAKNMKLEITSYVDERRDPIKATDAAARYLSMLYGIYGDWHLAIAAYNCGPGNVNRAIRRSGGKTNYWEIYYRLPRETRGYVPAFIAAMYTFEYHQEHNLVPRYPEISLAVDTIMIDDYLHFNQITAKIDIEKEQLRALNPMYRHDVIPAKKSKTYPLVLPQENIMAFIDADTAIFAFERNKYFPNNTLVDPTTSNSSYFTPVDIKGKAKVIYTVKSGDNVGFISSWFHVRSSDLRYWNNIHRDIIRIGQKLAIYVPEKDKAKYEKVNSMSFEQKQASIGKTVSPVKKEETKPLDPDYVYHTVRKGDTIWDIAQKYAGITSDEIIRLNELKNDRGLYIGQKLKIKRKG, from the coding sequence ATGAAACAAAAAACAGTTCTATTTTCTATATTCCTGATCGCCCTCATTTCGCTTCAGGGCAAGGCACAAATAACAGACTCAACTCTTTTTGAATTTACAGAATCAGATACAATTCAGGCCATTGATTCAGGAATTGAAACGGAGCTGGACATTGATGACGATCTGAACTCATTGTTTTCAGACCAAATGGACAGTCTTGTTGGTTCGTGGGCTATTCAGAATAAATTTAATTTCGACACATCCGAAGTACGTTTGGCAGGTTTCCCAACAGATTTACCCGATTCGGTATACATACAACGTTTATCGGACATTGAAGAGCGTGTTGATTTGAATTACAATAAAGTTGTGCGCAACTACATAAAAATGTACACCGAAAAAAGAAGAGAGCAGGTTGAAGTAATGCTGGGACTTTCGGCCTACTATTTCCCCATTTTTGAAGAAACACTCGACAAGTACGACATGCCGCTTGAAATAAAATACCTTGCTATAATTGAGTCGGCTTTAAATCCGATTGCACGTTCGCGAGTGGGGGCAAATGGATTGTGGCAGTTTATGTATGGTACGGCCAAAAACATGAAACTTGAAATTACTTCATATGTTGACGAACGACGCGACCCGATAAAAGCAACCGATGCAGCAGCCAGGTATTTAAGTATGTTGTACGGAATTTATGGCGACTGGCATTTGGCAATTGCGGCATACAACTGCGGCCCGGGAAATGTAAATCGTGCCATTCGCCGTTCGGGAGGAAAAACCAATTATTGGGAAATATACTACCGCCTGCCGCGCGAAACCCGCGGATATGTGCCGGCTTTTATCGCCGCCATGTATACTTTCGAATACCACCAGGAACACAATCTTGTTCCGCGTTATCCTGAAATTTCGTTGGCTGTTGATACAATAATGATTGACGACTATTTGCATTTCAACCAAATTACAGCCAAAATTGATATTGAAAAGGAGCAATTGAGGGCATTAAATCCGATGTACCGCCACGATGTAATTCCGGCAAAAAAGAGTAAAACGTACCCCTTGGTTTTGCCACAGGAAAACATAATGGCATTTATTGATGCCGACACAGCAATTTTTGCATTCGAACGCAACAAGTATTTTCCGAACAATACCCTGGTTGACCCAACAACAAGCAACAGTTCGTATTTTACACCGGTTGACATAAAAGGAAAAGCCAAGGTAATTTACACAGTAAAATCGGGCGATAATGTAGGATTTATCTCTTCGTGGTTTCATGTACGTTCTTCCGATTTGCGCTATTGGAACAATATTCATCGCGACATTATTCGCATTGGGCAAAAGCTGGCCATTTATGTTCCTGAAAAAGACAAGGCCAAATACGAGAAAGTAAATTCCATGAGCTTTGAACAGAAACAAGCGTCAATAGGGAAAACTGTAAGCCCGGTTAAAAAGGAAGAAACAAAACCATTGGATCCAGACTATGTTTACCACACGGTTCGAAAAGGGGATACCATTTGGGACATTGCTCAAAAATATGCGGGCATTACATCTGACGAGATTATTCGTTTAAATGAATTGAAGAACGACCGTGGTTTGTATATCGGGCAAAAACTAAAAATAAAAAGAAAGGGATAA
- a CDS encoding DUF5683 domain-containing protein has translation MVINSNGQNIDIDSTRIVEVDAQATVKHSPRKATIYSAILPGLGQAYNKKYWKIPLVYAGFAGIGYFIHWNNDNYKIMKTAYSDVVDSEPDGPFGEDDPTNSYIYLRGYEYYNLYNVTERSNFKTNLSKQQNYYRRNRDLLIISFVGFYGLNIIDASVDAHLFDFDMSEDLSFNWQPTMQTFNSQTIYGINCTFTF, from the coding sequence ATGGTGATAAACTCGAACGGGCAAAACATTGACATTGATTCTACACGTATTGTTGAAGTTGATGCGCAGGCCACTGTAAAACATTCTCCACGAAAAGCTACAATTTACTCAGCTATTCTTCCCGGACTTGGGCAGGCCTATAATAAAAAGTACTGGAAGATACCATTGGTTTATGCCGGATTTGCTGGCATCGGTTATTTTATCCATTGGAACAACGACAATTATAAAATTATGAAAACGGCCTACAGTGATGTGGTTGATAGTGAACCGGACGGGCCTTTTGGCGAAGATGACCCAACCAATTCTTATATTTATTTGCGGGGATACGAATACTACAACTTATACAATGTTACTGAACGGTCGAACTTTAAAACCAACTTATCGAAACAACAAAATTACTACCGACGAAACCGCGATTTGCTTATAATTAGCTTTGTAGGGTTTTACGGCTTAAATATTATTGATGCAAGTGTTGATGCCCACCTTTTTGATTTTGACATGAGCGAGGACTTAAGTTTTAACTGGCAACCCACCATGCAAACCTTTAACAGCCAAACCATTTACGGGATAAATTGCACTTTTACATTTTAG
- a CDS encoding bifunctional ADP-heptose synthase: MDTTLVNQIFEKFSEMRAIVIGDAMVDTYLWGKVERLSPEAPVPIVAVTKRENRLGGAANVSRNLQALGAVPVLFSVIGDDEKGKDFMELLELREIRNDGIYVDSARSTTVKNRIISNGKHVARVDEESTEYISEEIEKWLVDAIIKEINTNPVDVIIFVDYDKGVVTPTLFNAINKIAIEKGILTAVDPKRRNFNNYRDVSLFKPNFKEFVEGTGLSIAKDDLEAIKKAADEFKVKQNLKLIFVTLSELGVFISNGVKEQYYPVVIRYIADVSGAGDTVISVASLAMAAGLPPKIMALMSNLAGGLVCEKLGVVPIDKKQLRKEMKSQKI, translated from the coding sequence GTGGATACTACATTAGTAAATCAAATATTCGAAAAGTTTAGTGAGATGCGCGCCATCGTAATTGGCGATGCTATGGTTGACACCTATCTGTGGGGAAAAGTTGAGCGTTTGTCGCCCGAAGCTCCCGTGCCGATTGTTGCCGTTACTAAACGCGAAAACCGATTGGGAGGAGCAGCAAATGTATCCCGCAATCTTCAGGCTCTGGGTGCCGTTCCGGTTCTTTTTTCTGTTATTGGCGACGATGAAAAAGGAAAAGACTTTATGGAACTGCTGGAACTTAGAGAAATTCGGAACGATGGAATTTATGTTGACAGTGCACGAAGTACAACAGTTAAAAACCGAATAATCAGCAACGGAAAACATGTTGCGCGCGTTGACGAAGAATCAACAGAATACATTTCGGAAGAAATTGAGAAATGGTTGGTAGATGCCATCATCAAAGAAATTAACACCAATCCGGTTGATGTTATTATTTTTGTTGACTACGACAAGGGTGTTGTTACGCCAACACTTTTTAATGCAATTAACAAAATTGCCATTGAAAAAGGCATTCTTACAGCCGTTGATCCGAAAAGGAGAAATTTCAATAACTACAGAGACGTTTCGTTGTTTAAACCCAACTTTAAAGAGTTTGTTGAAGGCACAGGCTTATCAATTGCAAAAGACGATTTAGAAGCCATAAAAAAGGCAGCCGATGAGTTTAAAGTAAAACAAAATTTAAAATTAATTTTTGTGACACTTTCCGAGTTGGGTGTTTTTATTAGCAATGGAGTTAAAGAACAATATTACCCTGTTGTAATTCGTTACATAGCAGATGTTTCGGGTGCAGGCGACACTGTAATTAGTGTGGCAAGTTTGGCAATGGCAGCGGGTCTTCCTCCTAAAATTATGGCATTAATGTCGAATTTGGCCGGAGGTTTGGTTTGCGAAAAACTGGGAGTTGTTCCTATCGACAAGAAACAACTTCGAAAAGAGATGAAATCTCAAAAAATTTAA
- a CDS encoding ParB/RepB/Spo0J family partition protein, with product MMVKRNALGRGLGALIDDAEKMQQGAGIDEIELSKIEANPFQPRSNFNDEALAELSASIKELGLIQPITLRKVSENKYQIIAGERRFRASQLAGLNKIPAYVRKAKDDGMLEMALVENIQREDLDSIEIALSYQRLMDELEYTQEELSSRVGKKRSTIANYLRLLKLPAVVQKGLIEKQISMGHARAMINIEDSETQIMIFEQIIKHGFSVRKVEEIVRDLNTQEDEATEKTVKPKYPKEYKVVKTQLDQLFSTTIDFAMNEKGKGKITIPFKSKKDLERIVKIIENQK from the coding sequence ATGATGGTTAAAAGGAATGCATTGGGAAGAGGACTTGGCGCGCTTATCGACGATGCTGAAAAAATGCAGCAAGGCGCCGGGATTGATGAAATCGAACTCAGTAAAATTGAGGCTAATCCTTTTCAACCCCGTTCTAATTTCAACGATGAAGCACTGGCTGAATTATCTGCATCCATCAAGGAACTCGGACTTATTCAACCCATTACTTTACGTAAGGTTTCTGAAAACAAATACCAGATTATTGCCGGAGAACGCCGTTTCAGGGCATCGCAACTGGCAGGGCTAAACAAAATTCCGGCTTACGTTCGCAAAGCAAAAGACGATGGTATGCTGGAAATGGCGCTTGTTGAAAACATACAGCGCGAAGATTTAGACTCCATCGAAATTGCATTAAGCTACCAGCGATTAATGGACGAGCTGGAATATACGCAAGAAGAACTAAGTAGCCGTGTTGGAAAAAAACGATCTACAATTGCCAACTACCTGCGTTTGTTAAAATTACCGGCAGTGGTTCAGAAAGGACTTATTGAAAAACAAATTTCGATGGGCCACGCAAGGGCAATGATTAACATTGAAGATTCGGAAACTCAGATTATGATTTTCGAACAAATTATAAAACATGGTTTTTCGGTTCGCAAAGTTGAAGAAATTGTACGTGATCTGAACACGCAGGAAGATGAAGCCACTGAAAAAACAGTCAAACCAAAGTATCCAAAAGAGTACAAAGTAGTTAAAACGCAACTCGACCAACTATTTAGTACGACCATTGATTTTGCCATGAACGAAAAAGGGAAAGGTAAAATTACCATCCCGTTCAAATCGAAAAAAGACTTGGAAAGAATTGTTAAAATAATTGAAAATCAAAAATAA
- a CDS encoding AAA family ATPase, which produces MGKIISLANQKGGVGKTTTTINLAASLAVLEQKVLVIDADPQANSTSGLGFDVKNVQASIYECIVNEVEAENAVLHTEIENLDLIPSHIDLVGAEIEMLNMPNREKVLKNALEGLKKAYDFIFIDCSPSLGLITVNALTAADSVIIPVQCEYFALEGLGKLLNTIKIIQNRLNPELSIEGFLLTMYDGRLNLSNQVYEEVKHHFQEMVFDTVIQRNVKLSEAPSYGKPVVLYDASSKGAINHMNLAREILQRNDMTQMSKEENNVVIN; this is translated from the coding sequence ATGGGAAAAATAATTTCTTTGGCAAACCAAAAGGGAGGAGTTGGGAAAACCACAACGACCATAAACCTTGCAGCCAGCCTTGCTGTTTTAGAACAAAAGGTATTGGTTATTGATGCTGATCCTCAGGCCAATTCAACTTCGGGTTTGGGATTCGATGTGAAGAATGTACAGGCAAGTATTTACGAGTGTATTGTAAATGAAGTTGAGGCTGAAAATGCAGTTTTACATACCGAAATTGAAAATTTAGATTTAATTCCGTCGCACATTGATTTGGTGGGTGCCGAAATTGAAATGCTTAACATGCCCAACCGGGAAAAGGTGTTGAAAAATGCGCTTGAAGGTTTAAAAAAGGCATACGACTTTATTTTTATCGATTGCTCACCATCCCTGGGGTTAATTACCGTAAATGCCTTAACAGCAGCCGACTCAGTGATCATTCCGGTTCAATGTGAATATTTTGCACTTGAAGGACTGGGTAAACTTTTAAACACCATTAAGATTATCCAAAATCGTTTGAATCCTGAATTGTCAATCGAAGGTTTTTTACTTACCATGTACGATGGTCGTTTGAATCTTTCGAACCAGGTTTACGAAGAAGTAAAACACCACTTCCAGGAGATGGTTTTTGACACCGTAATTCAACGAAACGTAAAACTTAGCGAAGCACCGAGTTACGGAAAACCGGTAGTTTTATACGATGCAAGTTCAAAAGGAGCGATCAACCATATGAACCTGGCACGCGAAATTTTGCAGCGCAACGACATGACTCAAATGTCGAAAGAAGAAAATAATGTTGTTATAAATTAG